taataataataataataataataataataataataataataacaacaacaacaataataacaacaatgattcTTAACATTGTATTTTCTTTATAAGTCTACTAaggacattcgaaaagtaatgtaaacactataatttttacaaactaaatttatttaggaagATTTTAAATGTAGGTCTTGCCATGTCACACAATTTAATACCCGTGGAAGACGGCTCACCAGTGCTGGCTCTGTCTCATTTTTCTGTGTTAGTTTCCTCACACACCACTCCACAGGAGTTGGTATGCCGACTTCCAGAAGAGCTCTTACAGCTGCAATGTGGGCAGTGTCACTTGTAGCTATTGGATCTGCCAGAGCCCTGTTTGTGTCCACTagatttctttcattttcaaaaGACTTTCCTTCACCTGGCAACAGTGTGACATGGCAGGATCTCCTTATTACAAGCTTCTAGCAATGCTCTAAAGAATTGAGTTGGATTTTTGCCACAACCAGAATGAATATATTTTGTACTTATCAAACATCCTTAAAATACCTAGCAGTATAACCCATTATGTTGAAGGAAAAAATTAACGAAATCACTAACCAATTTCTTGCTATTTCGAAATGGTTTTTGTGTGCAACAAAGATTGCTCTGTCACATACAAAATTATGATGATCACTGCTAGGATCATTGATTCCTAGCATTGTTGTCAATTATTCTCGAATGCTCTAGTATAATTATGTATACTGTGGCCTTGAAGCAATTTCCTACATTACTCATATTCATTCATGACAAAACATTTGGGAAGTGGACAGTTACATCTTCATTGCCAGGAGTTGgtaaaaatatttattccacAGGTCTATAAGTAAGACAATTTCCAAAAAATCATTATGAGGGAAAGCTTTACTtttcaacataataaaatattattagcagTGATAATCAGATTCAGTAAAATCAATTttccaattacttacttacttgcttttaaggaacctggaggttcattgctgccctcacataagcccgcccttggtacctatcctgagcaagaatattccagtctctaccatcatatcccatctccctcaaatccattttaatatcttcccatctacgtctcggtctccccaaaggtctttttcccgctggCCTCCCAACTAGAGGAAGctcaaagaaagcttgcccatttgactgatgcgcagagaacgatattcggtcctcattgcagggctgctatgaatcatgtaatgctgattacagggcacaTTCGAAAACGCGatcttgagctgttcgtatcctgaaatgtattgtgcagagcgggtagaagccagcatatgcgttacatattctgcgttttatccctcatatcaggatttttatagagttcaaagtgtgtttgtaaaataacagagttctgtataacattctatgtacttaacaatgccccctgttggctctaaattaggaagtgctaatgaaacgttacacagtcaaactaggaaattatttataacgtttataaatgtatgaaaaacgaaacaggctcgCTCGTAAcgtaaggagtatatacagattaaaataaatcgaCCATAGTACTAcgctagttatcggaacattttaataaaatcacatagtattatataagaaacgtaaaaaattatatattacagttatatgaacactgtataattggcccaacatgtgtggtttatctttgaatatatcacatagtattagttattagtattttattacaatgtcaaatatcaattattacacgatcacatatttcttataacatctttgtaatttcattcagtgattttatatgtaaaagaattcgtgcttctgtattttcagcaatgttatgttattagttactctgcaactaGGTTTAGGTTCTGTTACATgtgctgtgataaatctcactcaaaacatcaagccagcagacgactgagaactgacgacagtttgccaatcgaatcgaagcgaggtcgagtgcacccgaacgtttccaAAAGTTCAcgcagctttccgtggcaagctcttcttgcgtttactctaacactccatatgcatttttagtttcatgatagcctatgctctgctcagctgcaattttgatattatctcggatattgtcccacacgctattaacatctgactcttcctcagcttcgtcagcagttgctaaagcagcaaacctatttgaaatttcaacctgataacgttgcttagtttcgtcgtcctttaatttcagaatatttaatctactaatattagcttgttgctctactcgcttggctactgatagtctttctcttaattctccaattatcaaataatggtcagaattacagtctgcccccccctgaaagttcgaatgtctattatactagtatgtctccgtttatctatcaggATGTGATCTATTTGATTGTGTGTcattccatctggagaagtccaagtatatttatgtatatccttatggggaaatgtactcttgacaattaaattttttgatgttgcaaaattgactaacctaactccattgtcattattacttatgtgtaggctctcttttcgaattgttggtttaaaaatatcctcccgtcctactttagcgttgaaatcccccaataaaactttcatgtgatatctaggtaaatgatcaaaagtgtgtttcaattcctcatagaagctatcctttatatggtcgtctttctcttctgtaggggcgtgagcatttataactacgatatcgcaccatctactcttaagtactaaatacgataacctgtcactgataaattcgaccttttttactgttgattttattcttttatgtacaaagaatcctgttcctaattggtgattaatgtttccttccccataatacaacaagtaatcgcctacttgtgatatgccattcccatctaacctaacctcttgtactcccacgaagtctattctatatctagctagttcttttgctgctaatgttacccctcctgttctataaagactagttacgttccatgtaccaaatcttataaccttattcctttgctgtggtcgtgccggagaatcagtcccattccaaggcttatttgaaggattcgtaacaagctttttttttttacggtgatgggttgttagcccttcgcccaacccccaagctggaggacaccCCTTATcgtctgtccacgactgcttattcaatatattcgcagctaccctccatatctggaggcagtctcctctatccacaacctgaggacgcgccatgccatggtgatagggacccacaatacatagatTTTCCAATTACAGGTTTAATTTATTGTTACAGTTAAAAAGTAATTCACTGTTTCATTGAGAAAACTGACAATCTGTCATAAACAGTACCCGTAGCAAAAACATTTCTGCAAAAGACAGGAGAGAGGTAGCACATTATATAGTATGCTTATCATGCAGATTTTCAAAGATCTGATTCTGACTAAGGAAATTGAGAGGATAATCTTTAGGTTTACAGCTGATGTAAAAATAAGCtgttcagtgttatttttacGTTATTCTTTCCTTAGAGTTATGAGAGAACCTTGTCATCATGTGTGTGAGCTCATGCATAAATTGTAAAAAGTAATGATTCAACTTAAATGAAACTCGAATATGATTATTATGCTACTGGAGAATATGTCAGAGTCGTGATTTATAATCCTAGACCAGTACATATAACTAGTCTGACCCAATAATAGACTTTCTGAATTGACGATATATAGCTGAGGAGACTGGAATGGGCGGGGCATGTTTACAGAATGGAAGAGCagagaatacgaaagaaaattttGGAAGGAAAGATTTATGGGAGGAGACCTGTTGGAAGACCTAAAGATAGGTGGATTGATGCGGTTACGACTGACTCCAGACTCTTCTTCGGAAGTGCGGCATGGAGAAGGATGGCGACAGATAGGGAAAAATGGAGGAAGAAGCTGGAGGAGGGTAGGGCCCAACATTAGGCTGTTAGGccatagcagtagcagcagcagtagaagtggcagtgttagtagtagcagtagtagtagtagtagtagtagtagtagtagtagtagtagtagtagtagtagtagtagtagtagtagtagtagtagtagtagtagtagtagtagtagtagtagtagtagtctgtTAATTTTTAACACTACAGTAAGTgtgtataataattattgaattactGACATAAGTACAAAATTATTTGGGATCGCATTAATCTGCTATTTCTAAGAGTACCTGTAATCTCTAAGTTgcactataataattatgtacttGCCTTGTACAGAAAGGTTATCTTCTTGGTTGGGAATTACATCCCCTATTGTCTGTGGTCCCAATGTGTATTTGTTTCTGAGGGACTGATGAGCATGTGGGCTGCCATCCAGCTGTGGGTTGGTTGTGCTACACCGCAGTTTGTTATTTAGGGCCTGTGGAATAAGAATAACCATGATAAAATCAAGCCAAATATGTCTGCAAAAAGGCGGAAATATGTCACTGCCATTTCTCTTCCCAGTTTCGTTTACGGAAATAACATGATCAAATTTCCTGTAAACAATTTATTACGTCCCTCCAGTATTCTTTTCAGgatttctcaactgaataattatTTGACTTACACATAATGGGATTTCTGCAATATGTGACCAATACCTACGACATTGGATTTCCACATATAACAACATAGGATGTCACAATGACAAAAATCACTAGTTGGGATACAACTCACTAACCACATGTGAGATCGTGAGGTGCCATATTTCAAAATAAGGTTGTGTTTGCTGTGGAAGCTGGACGCTTTCTGCTCAGATGATGATAATAGAGAACTGATGGGATGATAGAAGAGCttccagcaccaccaccaccaacactactactactcctactgacGCCACCACACCACCACAGTTACTTCTGTAGGTTCTTACTTTATATAGgactgatgatgatgacgatgacgatgataataataaaaacaaaattatgtaatttagaTCATTCTTCCCTCTTAACTATATTCTGAAGAGTTTTTAGCTTGGGATGTGCGACATTTTATCAATTAAAACTAAAGCctaaaatgtttataataatctaaAATAATTCACTGTGTGAATTCCTTGTATATCGTACCAAAAGATTCTGAAGTTGACGATTCTTCTCAAGCAGTCGGTTCTGAAGTTCTCCCAGACGCTGTACTTGGTTCGATACTTCTTGTTGTAGATCTAAAACAAAAGTGTCCAGTCAAAATTTCAATAGACATGTACATTTCATAAAACTCCATGAAACAGGAACAGTATGATGTAGCTACTTACCTTCCTGATTCCTCCGTGACACCTGCAATTCGGTCTTAAGTTTCATAATTTGGTTTTCGTATTCTTCCTCAGCAACGTTAAAATTGTCGTTTGTTTTCTTCACTAAAGCTTTCTGATATTGTAGTTCTTGACACATTTGATACTGCCAGAATGTAAGTGCGCGGTTTGTGATGTCTATGATTATTTCTGGGCGTAGTCCGCACAAAACCATCTTTAACAGTAAACACATGTTTATTAATTctttacatataaaatgcaatattCGTGCACATgaataaggaaaaataaaattctggCCTCTAATGTTTTCTGATGTATGATTGTGTCCTCGATTATTTCGATAACTACTGGTATACGAttacctaatttatttattttttaattcgtttattaTACTCAGACaaacatagtctaattttatgagagaaaatatcaaatgttCGAGAACGGAATCTTTCCATGCCTTTCACAATATCTTCGAAGTTGAATGTCTACTGGGACGAATTGTCATACATTCTATAATCTACCACTGCAGAGGGAACGAAATTCTATTGTGAGAGGGGTCTCTGTCTTAAGTTATGCGAGGAAATAAAAACTTGTGACATGTCAGTAGAAATAAGTTAAATTTCAATTGTAATTTCTTCGCTGGAAAACGAAACTTTCTTTGTCTTCCTCTGTAATATGgcaaaaaattttcgaaataataaatcatgtggttttttttataaagtatcagtaacttacattattttcaaaattttacaatttaaaattattatttcattttatcagaATATGAACACATCAGCActaatagaaatattttaatccatttATTACTATTTCATCATCAACATGAGTGAAATATGAGAAACTTattgaggatggtgtcaagtaacaccgaaacagctgtaagccacacatgcttacataattaatacgaaATAGTTTTAGTAAGTTTTAAATTGTTGTAGGTATCAAACTGCAATGGTATTGTTATAAACAAAGGCATTTTCTACTGATGAGGGAAGTTCAATAATCCcctggcttatgcatatttttctgtttcgattttgtcttaAGTAGGTATACCTATAGGTCCAACTTTCTTTTGCATTAACGTTATATT
This sequence is a window from Periplaneta americana isolate PAMFEO1 chromosome 2, P.americana_PAMFEO1_priV1, whole genome shotgun sequence. Protein-coding genes within it:
- the LOC138694523 gene encoding E3 ubiquitin-protein ligase CCNB1IP1-like isoform X2, which produces MVLCGLRPEIIIDITNRALTFWQYQMCQELQYQKALVKKTNDNFNVAEEEYENQIMKLKTELQVSRRNQEDLQQEVSNQVQRLGELQNRLLEKNRQLQNLLALNNKLRCSTTNPQLDGSPHAHQSLRNKYTLGPQTIGDVIPNQEDNLSVQGFAFTPVLPH
- the LOC138694523 gene encoding E3 ubiquitin-protein ligase CCNB1IP1-like isoform X1, which translates into the protein MTDTDLFCNILKCRTRLTTSAWITSCSHAVCEEDANRTFLSREGKSSCPVCNSPLLEKHDIVKVDLNPPEKFKSMVLCGLRPEIIIDITNRALTFWQYQMCQELQYQKALVKKTNDNFNVAEEEYENQIMKLKTELQVSRRNQEDLQQEVSNQVQRLGELQNRLLEKNRQLQNLLALNNKLRCSTTNPQLDGSPHAHQSLRNKYTLGPQTIGDVIPNQEDNLSVQGFAFTPVLPH